From a region of the Synechococcus sp. PCC 7502 genome:
- a CDS encoding DUF6883 domain-containing protein — MKLPNGDSSEISMEKILGYCLNFNHDKGKDKARVIQSRLGITTQNADRLFNLIQIAAIEGEVGQESSTKFGKEYKVDWKIPNTESTELRTIWEISSESIYPRLISAFLKREK, encoded by the coding sequence ATGAAATTACCAAATGGCGATAGTTCAGAAATTTCTATGGAAAAAATTTTAGGGTATTGCTTAAACTTCAACCATGATAAGGGTAAAGATAAGGCAAGAGTAATTCAATCTAGGCTGGGTATCACTACTCAAAATGCCGATCGCTTATTTAACCTGATTCAGATTGCAGCAATTGAGGGCGAAGTAGGACAGGAAAGTAGCACGAAATTTGGGAAGGAATATAAAGTAGATTGGAAAATTCCTAATACAGAAAGTACTGAACTTCGGACTATTTGGGAAATAAGCTCAGAATCCATATATCCTCGTTTAATTAGTGCTTTTTTGAAGAGAGAAAAATAA